A genomic window from Trueperaceae bacterium includes:
- the ribF gene encoding riboflavin biosynthesis protein RibF, whose translation MRVVRALGELDLKGVMLSIGNFDGVHRGHRLLLGRLRELAERHGAPSVVVTFFPPARVVFGNATYLSSEREKLDLLAGFGPTAVVMLPFSREYAKTDKAAFVDELRRLKPHTIVVGEDFRFGHGRQGNLNDLSPIATRLEAFGLVTHGGEVVSSSRVREHLGRGDVERANELLGAPYRATGEVVHGEERGRTIGYPTANVSTGERKALPPGVFAVTVETPSGTYGGMASSGTKPMFPDEPPTLEVHLFGFAGDLYGSVVTVLFHAFLREQRPFAGLDELREALARDEAEARRALRRLALPERTYTP comes from the coding sequence ATGCGCGTCGTGCGGGCGCTCGGCGAGCTCGACCTCAAGGGCGTGATGCTCTCGATAGGCAACTTCGACGGCGTGCACCGCGGCCACCGGCTGCTCCTCGGGCGCCTGCGCGAGCTCGCCGAGCGCCACGGCGCGCCGTCGGTGGTCGTCACGTTCTTCCCCCCGGCGCGCGTCGTGTTCGGGAACGCCACCTACCTCTCCAGCGAGCGCGAGAAGCTCGACCTGCTGGCGGGGTTCGGCCCCACGGCCGTGGTGATGCTGCCGTTCAGCCGCGAGTACGCCAAGACCGACAAGGCCGCGTTCGTCGACGAGCTCCGGCGCCTCAAGCCCCACACGATCGTCGTGGGCGAGGACTTCCGCTTCGGCCACGGACGGCAGGGGAACCTCAACGACCTCTCCCCCATCGCCACGCGCCTCGAGGCGTTCGGGCTCGTGACGCACGGCGGCGAGGTCGTCAGCTCCTCGCGCGTGCGCGAGCACCTGGGGAGGGGCGACGTCGAGCGCGCGAACGAGCTGCTCGGCGCCCCCTACCGCGCCACCGGCGAGGTCGTGCACGGCGAGGAGCGCGGCCGGACGATCGGCTACCCCACGGCGAACGTCTCGACGGGCGAGCGCAAGGCGCTGCCGCCCGGCGTCTTCGCGGTGACCGTCGAGACGCCCTCCGGCACCTACGGCGGCATGGCCAGCTCGGGTACCAAGCCGATGTTCCCCGACGAGCCGCCGACCCTCGAGGTGCACCTGTTCGGGTTCGCCGGCGACCTCTACGGCAGCGTGGTCACGGTGCTCTTCCACGCCTTCCTGCGCGAACAGCGGCCCTTCGCGGGGCTCGACGAGCTGAGGGAGGCCCTGGCCCGCGACGAGGCGGAGGCGCGGCGCGCGCTGCGGCGTCTCGCCCTGCCGGAGCGTACGTATACTCCCTGA
- a CDS encoding NUDIX hydrolase, whose translation MREVIHAGRIVTLERLDGRYEVVRHADSVAVLVAEGRRVLGVRQRRVAIGRVTWEVPAGLVEPGETPAEAAARELAEEVGLTGELTPLTSCYVSPGFTDERAHLFRAEGTSPLRLQGDDDEDLEPEWRDALEAWRAVAAGDEVTSATTLLALAVLLGARGELP comes from the coding sequence GTGCGCGAGGTCATCCACGCGGGGCGCATCGTCACCCTCGAGAGGCTGGACGGACGCTACGAGGTCGTGAGGCACGCCGACTCCGTCGCCGTGCTGGTCGCCGAGGGTCGGCGGGTGCTGGGGGTGAGGCAGCGCCGCGTGGCCATCGGGCGGGTCACCTGGGAGGTGCCGGCCGGGCTCGTCGAGCCGGGCGAGACGCCCGCGGAGGCGGCCGCGCGGGAGCTGGCCGAGGAGGTCGGCCTCACCGGCGAGCTGACGCCGCTTACCTCGTGCTACGTCTCCCCCGGCTTCACCGACGAGCGCGCCCACCTGTTCCGTGCCGAGGGCACCTCGCCGCTGCGCCTGCAGGGCGACGACGACGAGGACCTCGAGCCGGAGTGGCGCGACGCGCTGGAGGCGTGGCGCGCGGTGGCCGCCGGGGACGAGGTCACCAGCGCCACCACGCTGCTGGCGCTCGCCGTGCTCCTCGGCGCCAGGGGGGAGCTGCCCTGA